The Myripristis murdjan chromosome 11, fMyrMur1.1, whole genome shotgun sequence genomic sequence aaacaaaacaaaaacaatgtagagtaagcatgtaatttgcattttttgtcagttaagtATATGCACATGGTCCTTGGAAGAGAGTAAATTGACTTACTGGGCCTGCATACCCAGTGGGCCGAGCAGGAAGACCCGCcccttctctgcctctgattggctaaccctaacctgaagcctaaccttaaccaacttAACCAACAAAGGCAGTGAtcactagccaatcagaggcagagtagggtgGGTATGCAGGCCCACCATGTCAATTTAGCCTCTCATCATGGTGCTTGATGAAAATGCCTGAaatttggcagtgtgtgtgaacaggtgtgtgtttgtactcaTGTCAATCGGCAAAAAGGGGGTGTGACAATGGGAGTGGTCTATAAAACAAGACCCTTCGAAATGGATTCACATAACAGatagacaaacatacacatacacacactttcattgGTGACAGATTGCCCTGCCCCTACGCTttagccacgccccctttcATGACTTACATTCTGTTAATCCATCAGTTCACAGGTCCACTAAAATCTGTCCATTCATGGGTCAAGCTGTGCTCACTTTCTATGAGGCTGAACTGGGCCATGGAGGGAGTGTTTGTGAGGTCGTGTGTTACGTGTTTTCTGTCTCACCTGTTGGGACAAGCTCATAATCTTCAGTTTATAGCGTTGCCAGACTGGTGTGTCGGTGCCAGTATCCACCAACTCATCCATCTGTTTCACAGTCTTGATTGTGGTGACCTTTGATGGAAAAAGGGGACATTTCTCTTAGAGGTAGAGCCTATTATGTCTTTCACCAAgataccataaaaaaaaaatctcgcaGCAGATTTCATTATTTGCCCTCGGCTGTTTCCTGTCATTCTGCTAGAGAGGAAATTCACATAAGATGACACAATGAGATAAAGAGGACACGGCAATTTCTGGGTGTTCAGGGTGTTAAAATAGcagtggtgctttttttttttttttccttaagaaCCACTTTCATTGCCACTGAGAATCTCACAAGTTGTACCTTTACCTACTTGTCCTTTTAGAtgatttgcattgttttcttgCACATAGAAACATAGACAAAGAATGAGGATGCAAGTGGTGCTGTTTAGACTCATGGCACAAAGtcaaaacttaattcagcataGTTTACATGGATCAAAGAGGAGCCAACTGATTGTAGATGTACCTAACAGAATAAAGAGTATTTTGGGTCATTTGGTAAACTGTGACATAAAAAATCATGTCCTATTTTGGAGCAGCGGGGGCATTTCTGTCATGGGTTTGGTTCCGGTTTTGATTACAGTGCAAAAACTACATTTGGATTTCTTGGCTTTTAGTTGTTTTTCCAGGGGATACTCACAGAAAACACTCTCTCTGGGTATCCCTTCGCTCTCATGTTGGTGTCATGAACTTGCTTTAGAATCATCCAGCCTTCATCGTGCTTGCCATTCTGTTAGGAAATGAAAGCAGAGGTTATATATGGTATTATATACTGTAATGTAAGACAGCAcataacatttctgtgtgtctttgcataTCCAAGGAGAGTGGACGTTATCTCCTTGAATAACCATGACCTTGATGACTGAGAATCTGCACAGATTTCTATGCATGTTATTTTTACTGATTCAAACACTTAAACAGGCACTTATCTTAATGAAGTCATGTATATTATAAGGCAGATACTGAGCTGATAAGGTGCTGTTATATACGTGTGTGCCAAACAAAAGGAACGGTGGcaacatttgcacatttttattgaGAATGAAAAGGCTCTGTTGGTCAGTTTCAGAAAGTACTGTCAGCAAGAGACACTTCTCTCAGCCAGCACATGGGAGGTAACATCTGCTGACCTCTAAGTAGAAGCGAGGGCTTTCTGGCATGGCATTGAGGGCAGCGATGGCTGCAACAGAGGGAAAcgcacacactaacacaaacacacgccaGCTATGGAACTGGTATGCCGAGCCCATCTGGAAACTCCATCCTggatagaaaaagaaaacagaaacaaacccCCAAAAGAAATCAGCTCACACTTTACACACTTAACATTTGCCATTACCATTTTAACCCATAACTTTAAATTCCTTGCATAAATTTGTCTTTCCCCTGAAAATTTGAGTCAAATTGGAACATTAATAACAAGATTGATGTCAGATTATCCATCTGTGTCTTAAGTGGAATTTTGTAGTATATCTTAATGTTAATATGATAAGACACTGATGCCCACAGACAGTTTTTTTGTATCCCTGGTCAGTGTCAGCTGTTAAAACTGATGCTTTGTACTGTGTGCTCATGTTTTGCATGCTGTGAAACTCTTATTTTCCATCAAACATGCAGTGAAGAATATTAACTAGGTAGGACAGGGAGCTAAATAAAAGCAGAGTGAAGATGGTAACCTCACAAGTTCAGCTATTAGGTTATTGTTCTTACCATAATGAGGGATTATGGCCCAGGCCATAGCAGATGCATATATTCCCCCAATCATCCAGAACATGCAGAGCCAGCTCAGGTGCTCGCCACGCTTCTCTTGGGCCAGGAATTCAGAATAGTAGGAAAACACGATTGGAATTGAGCCACCAATCCTGCAAAGATCAGAAATCCACTGAGCCGAGAGTGGAACTGTGTATACTTGACAGAAAAGATCCTGAAATGCATGCAGaatgtgtgactttttttttttttttttttttttttttacaagcacTACTGCTGCATTCTGTAAGTAGTGGCTATTTCAGATCAAATGCCCAGAAAGTGCCTCATGGTTGCATATTTTTTCTCAGTATaccaaaacacatgcacagcctCATGACTGCTTGgaataaaggaaaggaaagctgCTTCAAAACAGTGTGGAACAAGAGCAGCTGTTTTCTATTTATCTTTAATTACTCAAATTATATGTGATATCATAACCCTCCACCGATAATAGAGCTGCGTGCTTATAAGCTGCTCATAGAGAAGCAGCTCTAAAGACCAGGCAGTAATGGAGGTTGGATGGTGTGTTTCTATTGGTTTTTGGATTCTGCTGCTTGCGTTTGCCTCGGTCCCACCGGATTGTATTGGAGAACGGCTGAGGCAGGCAATTCTGCATTGAAGTAACTGTCAAAACTGGGATCAGAATCAATCAGCACAGTGGCTTCTGAGAGCTTCTGAAAGTAACCAGGATTGTGCTTTCATTTACCCAACACCTGAGAGCAGACGGCAGAACAGGAAAGTGCTGTAGCCCTGGacgaaggaggagaagaaggagaagacacTGTTGATGGacagagagatgagaagagacTGACGACGGCCTATCCGGTCAGCGAGGCCACCCCACAGGAAGGCCCCAACCATCATCCCGAAATATACAATCAGACCTGCAGAGGCAAGGAGAGAAGTATTTCTgaactgtaaaaacacaaatttaactGTAAATGTAGAATATGGTTGGTTGTTTTCATCACTACAGGACTGCATGGATACAGTTTCAGATACCTGCTGTATTCCTATTGAGAGATCATGAAAATTGTAAGCTCTTGCCCACTCTGTGTATAACTCTCTCTTCACAGGTAGCTGATAATTTAAACATGGAGAGTGTTAagcctctcctgtcctcttgtCTTTTTCCAGCAACATAAAAATCCGACATCACACGCCAAAAATAGAAAGTGAATTGAGGATGGAGACGACGAAAAGGGGAGTTAATGACactagagggttttttttttcctggtgtgaCTTACCTAACATGCTTTTGTTGGGTTCAGACAGACACATATCCCTCTCAGCGCTGGGCAGGACAAAGCCGACCACAAAGATCTCCACGCCGTCTGCCATGAGTGCCAGCCCCAACACAAAGTAGAGGGTCCACTGGAACTTTCCATGACCACATTCTTGTAAAATGGTCTCGTACTGCTGAGCCAGCTCTTCCTGGTCCTTCCGTCTTTCAGCCTCTGAGACCCCGATATCTCTGAACTGCTGCCCACCGGCCCTGACTGAGCCGGGGCCTCCGCTCAGGCTGCCCTTGCCAGAATCGGCCCGGGGGATACCTTGATACTCCCCCTCGTAGATCTCATCATCCTCGTCGTGACCCTCCGTGGAGTCACTGTGGCCGCCCTCGTCGTCATTGGCCGCCTGGCTGTCACTACGGTAGTAGCCTCCATCCTGGCTACCCTGCATGGGatagtcatcatcatcgtcctctTCAAAACGGCTGTAGGAGCGTTTGCTGTACTCGTCGGTCATACGATCCATTCCACGGCTGACCTTCTTGGAAGCTTGTCGCTTGACTTCTTTGGCAATGTCTTTGGCACCTTTTATGAAGGCAGTCCGGTTTTGGTAGCTGTCCTCCATTTTAAAGAGGTTCAGGAGACGCACGAGCGGTCAAGATTTCGTAGCACAGAGGCCACCTGAATGTACCGTTGTTGGTATCAGGCTTCAGTTTGTTGACGTTATGAGGTGACCCTTTTCACCTGATCGAGGAAGAGCTCCTCTTGAGTCTGGGAAGAAAATGAGATTGAAATTAACCCTTCACATGGTCCATTTAATAATCACTCCAGTATGTGTGGATCAGGGCCATGACACTTTCTCAGTGATGCAGAAGCATTCACTCTGCACCTGTCAGAGGATCTGGGTGTTCAAATACAgtgctgctttttttatttagtcAAACAAAATTCTTCCCTAGATGGTAATTATGTAATTCAAGACCTCACCTGTTGCATTTTCGTGTCTGCACAGTGTGTGCTCTCTGCACAGTCACAGAAGGACAAGTCTACAACACTGTGTCCTTTTTAATGGTTGATTTGTTGCTGCGGAACGGTCCTCAATGTCTCTCTTTGCCGTGGAGAGCTACATGACCACACACAGGCAACATAATCGTGATATGTCCCAGAAGATGAAGGAATAAATTAATGTCACCACGGTGTCATCATATAAGCATGTATTGACTTATAAATGAGTCACTTTTAAGctctaaaatgtgttattatatCTTAAATGATGAGTTTGGAGATGACACTTCAAATGTTGTACTTGAATAATACTGtataaaattataagaaaatgtattattagACACCAGATGGTTGATGTCCATTTTACCAGTCTATGACAGTCACATTTCCCTTTGAAATAGTCTCTTTTGTGGGAAAAAAGCATTAATGGAGCCCCAGCTTTTTGTTCACTGCTCAGCTGATACCCTGATCTATAAGCTTGTATTAGACAGCATTACTGTGTGCCTGGGGTCAGTGCTACACAAACGACGTGTCAGACTGAATCTGTGATATAATGTACACATCGAAGCAGCAGCCATAAAGACAGAGCCTTCATTTCGATGTCCATTTGAGCTCTGTTTCTAAAACAAGGTTTGACACATAATAGCTGGCTGCCCAACACAACTTGAAACGTTTAGTAGATGCAGCACCATGCAATATAACATGCTATGTGTTTTCTGAACAAGCTACATGGATTTTGCAATCTgctcaactgtgtgtgtgtgtgtgtgtgtgtgtgttagatagatagatagatagatagatagatcatgGCTCTCTGTGATATACACCAGCCACCATATCGTGCTCAGGTCACTCAATTGCAAGATGCTGTTCATCAAAACAGCATCGTGCAGTTTTAAGGCCACAGAAGCCTCATCATCAACATGATCAGCACATTTCCTGGCAAAGATCAAAGGAATCCAGCCAGGCCTCGCATGGCCAATGTCAGCCAGGCTACGCGGTGGGACGCTAACCTAATAATGTCTTGGGATGAAGCAGGACAGACCATTAATGATTCTGCTATTTGACCTGtgcaacacacacgcatgcactgAGGAGTAATATGGGCTTACGTAAAATCTTAGGCATATTAAGTCCAgagcaaacaacaaaactgctTAATATAAAATGTTATGTATGGGCctatatcagattttttttttttttttttttttttactatgatGCTCCACAGCTCTAAGTTTCATTTGAGGCTAAATCAGTCTCACTCAGTAGTCTAGTCGTCCTGTGATGAAATGTAGGAATGGTCCATCCCAGTATCATAACTCAGTCGTAATGGTATAGAGTGCAATGACAGATGAACACCACTGAGTATAATATAAGATCACTGTAGCATACAGACACACCCTTGGCCCCTTTGGAAATACTCCAGAAACATTATAGAGATGTCTCATTAGCGTAACAATCATGTGCCTCATCATGCAACAGGTAGGCTGCAAGCACAGCCTTTATCCAACAAACATCCTGCTTTCTTCACAGGTACAAGGCAACGATgaggcagaagaggaagaatTAATTTGTCTCATTGGGTCTCTGCTGTCACATTGGAGAACGTCTCCCCAGccctgaggctgcagcagacagcCCTCTCATGCCCTGTGTGCCACTGGACACAGGAGGCAGGCCTAGGAGCCACATCTTCATACTTTCTCCATTTAACAACCTTTCTGATTGTCTTTCACGGCTACTTTCAGCCAAGATAGCATCCTGCTTGCAAGGTCAAGCACGGCAGATAGCCATCACATGCAGACAACTTCATTAAGACACAGTGCGGATTGTATCAGGCGTGATAAATGTGACTTTGTGAAGGACCAGAGGATGATATCGGATGATCGGCAGCATCCTCCGGgccaaaaatcacaatatacCTAGAATGTCTATAATAGCTGCTACTCATTGATGAGTTCATAGTAACCTGACCCAATGGCATTTGTATCTCCTACAATGTCATAATATCCCTGTAGGCTTGTGATATTTTATATGGGAGGCCCAACCTTCCACAATTGATTATAGAATTGCTATAGCAGTTATTCGTGAGCTGCAAGCGCACCCATTGGCTGGAGTGGCCAGCAAAAATATGGCTAAAGCTTTGACAAAATGTTCAGTTTATTATGGCTGGCTACTGAGACATGCCTGCCCAATATATTCTGTTAAGCTTACCCCTTGTTAGTTATAATGTGCCGCTTGTCTTCACTGttgatgctaaaaaaaaaaaaaaaaaaaaaaaaaaaagaaaaaagaaaaaagaaaagaaaagaaaagaaaggaagaaaaaaaaggccttgTCGCGATCAGCAGCTTATCAGCGGATAAAAatctatattaaaaaaaaaaaaaaaatcagcaatcaCAAATACCAGCTCCTAGCCTGCATGCTGATATCTGAGCTAATTCTTGGAAAACACACTGCCAGGCTCCTGTCACGACTTGGACTGGATTATAGGCCCGCTTGATTAACAAATCGATCGTAATTGCTGTTGAAGGAAATGGTTGGAGAACACGCCCATCATCTATTCCTTAGTCCTTAGATGGTCTTATAGCCCGGGTTGCCTATAGCCTATCTCCTGCTTTAAGGTGATGAAAATGCCAAGGATCACAAATTGCCCATCACGATTCGCTGTTACGGCAGTCTCACCTTGATCCTGCGAAGTGATCCCCCTCTTTAGCCTCGTATTTCCGTGagaggtgaggatgatgatgttggtggcggcggtggtggtggtgaggatgatggtggtggcggcggtggttATGCGTCCGAGGCTGTTGCTGTGAGCCGAGTGATGCTTTGCAATTTCTGGAGAGAAGTCCACGCCATGCACAGTGACTTACAGTGATGCGCAGGGGTCCCCTCCCCCATGCAACCCTCCGCTCAGAAACACATTAACGCCTTTCTATCTGGAGGGGACTGGCGCATATCTGCCCACAATCTGCAATCATTTCCTTGACCTGCTGCTTTTTGGGGGGGCTGATGCACCTCGCTCATTTGGGTTTCCAACCATCAACCCTCCCC encodes the following:
- the LOC115367392 gene encoding synaptic vesicle glycoprotein 2A-like, with protein sequence MEDSYQNRTAFIKGAKDIAKEVKRQASKKVSRGMDRMTDEYSKRSYSRFEEDDDDDYPMQGSQDGGYYRSDSQAANDDEGGHSDSTEGHDEDDEIYEGEYQGIPRADSGKGSLSGGPGSVRAGGQQFRDIGVSEAERRKDQEELAQQYETILQECGHGKFQWTLYFVLGLALMADGVEIFVVGFVLPSAERDMCLSEPNKSMLGLIVYFGMMVGAFLWGGLADRIGRRQSLLISLSINSVFSFFSSFVQGYSTFLFCRLLSGVGIGGSIPIVFSYYSEFLAQEKRGEHLSWLCMFWMIGGIYASAMAWAIIPHYGWSFQMGSAYQFHSWRVFVLVCAFPSVAAIAALNAMPESPRFYLENGKHDEGWMILKQVHDTNMRAKGYPERVFSVTTIKTVKQMDELVDTGTDTPVWQRYKLKIMSLSQQMRSNFLACFSPEYKRTTFMLMAVWFTMSFSYYGLTVWFPDMIKYIQKQEYESRTKVFVKEQVQHNTFNFTLENQVHRQGHYFNDKFLNLKMKSMVFEDCVFEECYFEDITSTNTFFRNCTFMASLFYNTDFFKYRFVDCKLVNSTFLHNKEGCMLDFSDDNNAYMIYFVSFLGTLAVLPGNIVSALLMDKIGRLRMLAGSSVISCVSCFFLMFGNSESGMIALLCLFGGISIASWNALDVLTVELYPSDKRTTAFGFLNALCKLAAVLGISIFQSFVGITKAVPILFAAGALAAGSFLATKLPETRGQVLQ